One segment of Panicum virgatum strain AP13 chromosome 3K, P.virgatum_v5, whole genome shotgun sequence DNA contains the following:
- the LOC120697662 gene encoding zinc transporter 7-like isoform X2: protein MALAGLRRHVGRFLSASNELMAASLSAASCAEEMQKAEGGECRDDAAALRLKEVAMAAILVAGVLGVGLPLAGRKRRPMRTDSAAFVAAKAFAAGVILATGFVHMLHDAQNALSSPCLPAVPWRRFPFPGFVAMAAALATLVLDFLATRFYEAKHRDEAARVKAAAAAALAAAASASASEEDITVVTVVQDERKAPLLQTHCHRHSLGHGHSHGHELVQVEGREGDVSEHVRSVVVSQILEMGIVSHSVIIGLSLGVSRSPCTIRPLVAALSFHQFFEGFALGGCIAQAQFKNLSAVLMASFFAITTPAGIAAGTSWVQR from the exons ATGGctctcgccggcctccgccggcaCGTCGGCCGGTTCTTGAGCGCCAGCAATG AGCTCATGGCGGCGTCGCTCTCGGCGGCGAGCTGCGCGGAGGAGATGCAGAAGGCGGAGGGGGGCGAGTGCCgcgacgacgcggcggcgctgcggctcaaggaggtggccatggcggcgataCTGGTGGCCGGGGTGCTCGGGGTGGGCCTGCCGCTCGCGGGCCGGAAGCGCCGCCCCATGCGCACGGACAGCGCCGCGTTCGTGGCGGCCAAGGCGTTCGCGGCCGGGGTCATCCTCGCCACGGGGTTCGTCCACATGCTGCACGACGCCCAGAACGCGCTCTCCAGCCCCTGCCTCCCCGCCGTGCCGTGGCGGCGGTTCCCGTTCCCGGGGttcgtcgccatggccgccgcgctcgccacgcTGGTGCTCGACTTCCTCGCCACAAGGTTCTACGAGGCAAAGCACCGCGACGAGGCCGCGCGCGTCAAGGCAGCCGCTGCAGCCGCGCTCgcagcggcggcctccgcgtcCGCGAGCGAAGAGGACATCACCGTGGTCACCGTCGTCCAGGACGAGCGCAAGGCCCCGCTCCTGCAAACGCACTGCCACAGACACTCGCTCGGACACGGACACAGCCATGGGCACGAGCTGGTGCAAGTAGAGGGCCGAGAGGGGGATGTGTCGGAGCATGTCCGGTCTGTCGTCGTGTCACAG ATACTGGAGATGGGGATAGTGTCTCACTCTGTGATCATCGGGTTGTCACTGGGAGTATCGCGGAGCCCGTGCACAATCAGGCCACTTGTCGCGGCACTTTCATTCCACCAGTTCTTCGAGGGGTTTgcattaggcgggtgcattgcTCAG GCACAATTCAAGAACCTTTCAGCGGTTCTAATGGCATCATTCTTTGCCATTACAACACCGGCAGGGATAGCTGCTGGG ACTTCTTGGGTTCAAAGATGA
- the LOC120697662 gene encoding zinc transporter 7-like isoform X1: MALAGLRRHVGRFLSASNELMAASLSAASCAEEMQKAEGGECRDDAAALRLKEVAMAAILVAGVLGVGLPLAGRKRRPMRTDSAAFVAAKAFAAGVILATGFVHMLHDAQNALSSPCLPAVPWRRFPFPGFVAMAAALATLVLDFLATRFYEAKHRDEAARVKAAAAAALAAAASASASEEDITVVTVVQDERKAPLLQTHCHRHSLGHGHSHGHELVQVEGREGDVSEHVRSVVVSQILEMGIVSHSVIIGLSLGVSRSPCTIRPLVAALSFHQFFEGFALGGCIAQAQFKNLSAVLMASFFAITTPAGIAAGVGLSTFYNPNSPRALVIEGILDSVSAGILIYMSLVDLIAADFLGSKMTGSVRQQVTVYIALFLGAISMSSLAIWA; the protein is encoded by the exons ATGGctctcgccggcctccgccggcaCGTCGGCCGGTTCTTGAGCGCCAGCAATG AGCTCATGGCGGCGTCGCTCTCGGCGGCGAGCTGCGCGGAGGAGATGCAGAAGGCGGAGGGGGGCGAGTGCCgcgacgacgcggcggcgctgcggctcaaggaggtggccatggcggcgataCTGGTGGCCGGGGTGCTCGGGGTGGGCCTGCCGCTCGCGGGCCGGAAGCGCCGCCCCATGCGCACGGACAGCGCCGCGTTCGTGGCGGCCAAGGCGTTCGCGGCCGGGGTCATCCTCGCCACGGGGTTCGTCCACATGCTGCACGACGCCCAGAACGCGCTCTCCAGCCCCTGCCTCCCCGCCGTGCCGTGGCGGCGGTTCCCGTTCCCGGGGttcgtcgccatggccgccgcgctcgccacgcTGGTGCTCGACTTCCTCGCCACAAGGTTCTACGAGGCAAAGCACCGCGACGAGGCCGCGCGCGTCAAGGCAGCCGCTGCAGCCGCGCTCgcagcggcggcctccgcgtcCGCGAGCGAAGAGGACATCACCGTGGTCACCGTCGTCCAGGACGAGCGCAAGGCCCCGCTCCTGCAAACGCACTGCCACAGACACTCGCTCGGACACGGACACAGCCATGGGCACGAGCTGGTGCAAGTAGAGGGCCGAGAGGGGGATGTGTCGGAGCATGTCCGGTCTGTCGTCGTGTCACAG ATACTGGAGATGGGGATAGTGTCTCACTCTGTGATCATCGGGTTGTCACTGGGAGTATCGCGGAGCCCGTGCACAATCAGGCCACTTGTCGCGGCACTTTCATTCCACCAGTTCTTCGAGGGGTTTgcattaggcgggtgcattgcTCAG GCACAATTCAAGAACCTTTCAGCGGTTCTAATGGCATCATTCTTTGCCATTACAACACCGGCAGGGATAGCTGCTGGGGTAGGCTTATCCACATTTTACAATCCAAATAGCCCAAGGGCTCTTGTGATTGAGGGAATTCTTGACTCAGTGTCAGCTGGCATCCTGATATACATGTCACTGGTGGATCTCATTGCTGCAGACTTCTTGGGTTCAAAGATGACAGGGTCGGTGCGACAGCAAGTGACGGTATACATTGCATTGTTCCTTGGTGCAATCTCCATGTCATCACTGGCAATATGGGCTTGA